The following coding sequences lie in one Yoonia sp. G8-12 genomic window:
- the acs gene encoding acetate--CoA ligase encodes MTDQPAGTYSPSSAMAEGAHADKATYEKMYAESINDPEAFWGEHGKRIDWIKPFTKVKNTSFAPGDVHIKWYEDGTLNVSANCIDRHLETRGDQTAIIWEPDSPDDEALHITYKMLHEKTSRMANVLKEMGVGKGDRVVLYLPMIPEAAYAMLACARIGAIHSIVFAGFSAEALGARVNACDAKVVITSDGAPRGGRVTNLKDSVNQALLNDYNDVKCLVVKRTGQQIAWRGELDYWLHEMEQKVSADCPPTEVNAEDPLFILYTSGSTGQPKGVVHSSGGYLVYAAMTQQYTFDYHDGDIFWCTADVGWVTGHSYIVYGPLANGATTIMFEGVPTYPDAGRFWAVCEKHKVNQFYTAPTAIRALMAQGNSFVEKYDLSDIKVLGTVGEPINPEAWNWYNDVVGKGKAPIVDTWWQTETGGHLLTPLPGATATKPGSATLPFFGIQPVILEPTTGEEIHETAAEGVLCIKESWPAQMRTVWGDHERFEKTYFSDYKNYYFTGDGCRRDEDGYYWITGRVDDVINVSGHRMGTAEVESALVAHAKVAEAAVVGYPHAIKGQGIYAYVTLMNGEEPSDELRKELEVWVRSEIGPIAKPDLLQWAPGLPKTRSGKIMRRILRKIAEDDFGALGDTSTLADPSVVDDLIENRMNRG; translated from the coding sequence ATGACCGATCAACCAGCCGGAACCTATTCACCATCATCCGCAATGGCGGAAGGGGCGCATGCCGATAAGGCGACATACGAAAAGATGTACGCTGAATCTATCAACGATCCTGAGGCGTTCTGGGGTGAACACGGCAAGCGGATCGACTGGATCAAGCCGTTTACAAAGGTCAAGAATACCAGCTTTGCACCCGGTGACGTGCACATTAAGTGGTATGAAGACGGCACGTTGAATGTCAGCGCCAACTGCATCGACCGCCATCTTGAAACCCGGGGCGATCAGACCGCGATCATCTGGGAGCCCGACAGTCCCGATGACGAGGCGCTACACATCACCTACAAGATGCTGCACGAAAAAACCTCGCGTATGGCGAACGTCCTGAAAGAAATGGGCGTTGGCAAAGGCGACCGTGTTGTTCTTTATCTGCCCATGATCCCTGAGGCCGCTTATGCGATGCTGGCCTGTGCGCGGATCGGCGCCATTCATTCGATTGTTTTCGCGGGCTTCTCGGCAGAGGCGCTGGGCGCACGGGTCAATGCATGTGATGCAAAGGTCGTCATCACCTCTGATGGCGCGCCGCGTGGGGGCCGCGTGACCAACCTCAAGGACAGCGTGAACCAAGCATTGTTGAACGACTACAATGACGTGAAATGCCTTGTCGTAAAGCGTACGGGCCAGCAAATCGCTTGGCGCGGTGAGTTGGACTACTGGCTGCATGAAATGGAACAAAAGGTGAGTGCCGATTGCCCGCCGACCGAAGTGAATGCCGAAGACCCTCTGTTCATCCTTTACACGTCTGGCTCGACCGGCCAGCCAAAGGGTGTGGTTCATTCCAGCGGCGGTTATCTGGTCTATGCGGCGATGACACAGCAATACACCTTTGACTATCACGATGGTGATATCTTCTGGTGCACCGCTGATGTTGGCTGGGTCACGGGCCATAGCTATATCGTCTACGGACCGTTGGCGAACGGGGCCACGACCATCATGTTCGAAGGCGTGCCAACCTACCCCGATGCGGGCCGTTTCTGGGCCGTGTGCGAAAAGCACAAAGTGAACCAGTTCTATACAGCGCCTACGGCGATCCGCGCGTTGATGGCGCAGGGCAACAGCTTTGTTGAAAAGTACGACTTATCGGATATCAAAGTGCTGGGCACTGTGGGTGAGCCGATCAACCCCGAAGCGTGGAATTGGTACAATGACGTCGTCGGCAAGGGCAAAGCGCCAATTGTCGACACATGGTGGCAGACAGAAACCGGCGGTCACTTGCTGACCCCACTGCCCGGTGCGACAGCGACCAAGCCAGGGTCTGCGACCTTGCCGTTCTTTGGCATCCAGCCCGTGATTTTGGAGCCGACAACCGGTGAAGAGATTCACGAAACGGCTGCGGAAGGGGTGTTGTGCATCAAAGAAAGCTGGCCCGCCCAGATGCGTACCGTTTGGGGTGATCATGAGCGGTTCGAGAAAACCTATTTCAGCGATTACAAAAACTACTACTTCACTGGTGATGGCTGCCGTCGCGATGAAGACGGCTACTATTGGATCACAGGCCGTGTGGACGACGTCATCAACGTGTCCGGTCACCGGATGGGAACGGCCGAGGTGGAAAGCGCCTTGGTCGCCCACGCCAAAGTGGCCGAAGCTGCGGTTGTCGGCTATCCGCATGCGATCAAGGGGCAGGGCATCTACGCTTATGTCACGCTAATGAATGGCGAAGAACCTTCGGATGAGTTGCGCAAAGAGTTGGAAGTCTGGGTCCGCTCAGAGATCGGCCCGATTGCCAAACCTGACCTACTGCAATGGGCGCCGGGCCTGCCAAAAACACGCTCGGGCAAGATCATGCGCCGTATCCTGCGCAAGATCGCCGAGGATGATTTCGGCGCGCTGGGCGATACCTCGACGCTGGCGGATCCGTCTGTTGTGGATGATCTGATCGAGAACCGGATGAACCGGGGGTAA
- a CDS encoding GcvT family protein: MKTQVKALIVGGGAVGTSIAYHLAKAGWDDVMLLERDELTSGSTWHAAGLLPLFNMSFATTHIHKYSVDFYKSLEAETGLNAGFAVVGNLRMAQTQERMDEYMLYASTAETCDVPYVWMTPDEIKAKWPLIRTEDLKGALYHHTDGYINPADVTQAMAKGARQRGVMIERKWQADAFHWTGAAWEVTCTKMIEKGGNLVPSDEQVVITAEHVVTASGNHAQTTAKKLGIKIPAIPVEHQFIVMDQDPALVDFRAQGHVEHPVIRDADAQSYVREERGGWILGVYEKNAPAVFEYGVPDSFRADLFPLDLERIEEQYMAMIHRIPSCEDSGLKDDFNGPICYTPDGNPLVGPAPGLRNMWLAEGFSFGITAAGGTGYYLAQMMVDGEAEIDMASLDPKRYGDWMTTEWAARKNEEAYEHVYILHHPDEERPACRPLRTSPAYDRQAARGAQFGFVNGWERPNYYAPLGFNDHDSRSFRRGGWWEYAVQEARAIREGVGLIDATAFTKHIVKGPGATAFLDWFTTNKLPRVGRINLTYALTDHGTTRTEYTIVRLKEDEYYLVSAGAWTAYDADFLRKAVEDKEAEFGRIDVQNVTTQWGVFAIAGPKSRDVLNAVIKDADPTTALSNKRFPWLSAKQIELGMCPVNAIRVAYTGELGWELHHPIEMQNYLFDLLEKAGEPHGMKLVGARAQNWLRQEKSYRAFGTELGRDATPLEADLPRFVDLSKDFNGKAAMEAKGIRSKCVTLLIDGPNDADPWGREALYALDGTRVGRLTSGGYSVAFEKSIGMGYVRPELAEVGTKLQVKMLDQLWNAEIVEDSPYDPKNATIRVDG; encoded by the coding sequence ATGAAAACCCAAGTCAAAGCTCTGATCGTCGGTGGCGGCGCTGTTGGCACGTCGATCGCATATCACCTCGCCAAAGCGGGGTGGGATGATGTCATGCTTTTGGAGCGCGATGAACTGACCTCAGGCTCGACATGGCATGCCGCGGGGTTGCTTCCTTTGTTCAACATGTCGTTTGCCACGACGCATATCCACAAATACTCGGTCGATTTTTATAAATCGCTTGAGGCGGAAACAGGGCTGAACGCGGGTTTTGCCGTCGTAGGTAACCTGCGGATGGCGCAAACGCAGGAGCGGATGGACGAGTATATGCTCTATGCCTCCACGGCGGAAACCTGCGACGTGCCTTACGTCTGGATGACACCGGATGAGATCAAGGCGAAGTGGCCGCTTATTCGCACCGAAGACCTTAAAGGTGCGCTGTATCACCATACCGACGGCTATATTAACCCTGCCGATGTGACCCAAGCGATGGCCAAAGGCGCACGCCAGCGTGGCGTGATGATCGAGCGCAAATGGCAGGCCGATGCGTTTCATTGGACCGGTGCAGCGTGGGAAGTGACCTGCACCAAAATGATCGAAAAGGGTGGTAACCTTGTCCCGTCGGATGAACAGGTCGTGATCACCGCCGAGCATGTGGTGACCGCATCGGGCAACCACGCGCAGACCACGGCGAAAAAGCTTGGGATCAAGATCCCGGCTATTCCGGTCGAGCACCAGTTTATCGTCATGGACCAAGACCCTGCGCTGGTCGATTTCCGCGCCCAAGGTCATGTCGAACACCCTGTAATCCGCGATGCTGACGCACAGTCTTATGTGCGTGAAGAACGTGGTGGCTGGATTTTGGGTGTCTATGAGAAAAACGCCCCTGCGGTCTTTGAATATGGCGTGCCTGACAGCTTCCGCGCTGATCTGTTCCCGCTCGATCTGGAACGGATCGAAGAGCAGTACATGGCGATGATCCACCGCATCCCGTCATGTGAGGACAGCGGTCTGAAGGATGATTTTAACGGTCCGATTTGTTATACGCCTGATGGCAACCCACTGGTTGGCCCCGCGCCTGGATTGCGCAATATGTGGTTGGCTGAAGGGTTTTCTTTCGGGATCACAGCGGCGGGTGGCACTGGTTATTACCTTGCCCAGATGATGGTCGATGGCGAGGCCGAGATCGACATGGCGTCGCTTGATCCCAAGCGTTACGGCGATTGGATGACCACGGAATGGGCCGCGCGCAAGAACGAAGAGGCCTATGAGCACGTCTATATTCTGCACCATCCCGACGAAGAGCGCCCCGCCTGTCGTCCGTTGCGCACGTCACCTGCCTATGACCGTCAGGCCGCGCGCGGTGCCCAATTCGGCTTTGTGAACGGGTGGGAGCGTCCGAATTATTATGCGCCTTTGGGCTTCAATGATCACGACAGCCGCTCGTTCCGCCGTGGCGGCTGGTGGGAATACGCGGTGCAAGAGGCCCGCGCGATCCGCGAGGGTGTTGGCCTGATCGACGCGACGGCCTTTACCAAACATATCGTCAAAGGGCCCGGTGCGACGGCGTTTCTGGATTGGTTCACCACCAATAAGTTGCCCCGTGTGGGCCGGATCAACCTGACCTATGCGCTGACCGATCATGGCACAACGCGGACGGAATATACCATCGTGCGGCTGAAAGAGGATGAATATTATCTGGTCTCTGCTGGTGCCTGGACAGCCTATGACGCTGATTTTCTGCGCAAAGCTGTTGAGGATAAAGAGGCCGAATTTGGTAGGATCGACGTACAAAACGTCACCACCCAATGGGGTGTTTTCGCCATCGCAGGGCCAAAATCCCGCGATGTTTTGAACGCGGTGATCAAGGATGCGGATCCGACGACGGCTTTGTCAAACAAACGGTTTCCCTGGCTGTCGGCCAAGCAGATTGAACTGGGCATGTGCCCTGTGAACGCGATCCGCGTGGCGTATACTGGTGAGTTGGGGTGGGAGTTGCATCACCCCATCGAGATGCAGAATTACCTCTTTGATCTGCTCGAAAAGGCCGGTGAGCCCCATGGCATGAAGCTGGTGGGTGCGCGCGCACAGAACTGGTTGCGGCAAGAGAAGTCGTACCGCGCCTTTGGTACTGAGTTAGGCCGCGACGCCACGCCGCTTGAGGCTGATTTGCCGCGCTTTGTGGATCTTTCCAAGGATTTCAACGGAAAGGCCGCGATGGAGGCGAAGGGTATCCGTTCAAAATGCGTGACCTTGCTGATTGATGGCCCGAACGATGCTGATCCTTGGGGGCGCGAGGCGCTTTATGCGCTTGATGGCACCCGCGTGGGGCGTTTGACGTCTGGCGGGTATTCAGTGGCCTTCGAGAAGTCGATTGGCATGGGGTACGTGCGGCCCGAACTTGCCGAGGTCGGGACGAAATTGCAGGTCAAGATGCTCGATCAGCTTTGGAATGCCGAGATTGTCGAAGACAGCCCCTATGATCCCAAAAATGCAACGATACGCGTGGATGGGTAA
- a CDS encoding lysine--tRNA ligase → MSSMREAAMTSKAWPFEEARALLKRYENKAPEKGYVLFETGYGPSGLPHIGTFGEVLRTTMIRRAFEVISDIPTKLICFSDDLDGMRKVPGNVPQQEMLAEHMHKPLTSVPDPFGTHESFGHHNNAMLRRFLDTFGFEYEFYSAREFYQTGQFDEILLRAAARYDDIMAVMLKSLREERQETYSIFLPIHPETGRVLYVPMKHVDGEKGEVTFDDPDGREWTLPVTGGNVKLQWKPDFGARWAALDVDFEMYGKEHATNTAIYDRICEILGGRKPNHFSYELFLDEKGQKISKSSGNGISIDEWLTYASTESLSYFMYLKPKTAKRMHFDVIPKAVDEYHQQLRAYATQDDAGRANNPVFHIHGGHVPASDMVVPFAMLLNLASVSGAEDKDTLWGFIQRYAPDASAEENPQMDQAAGFAVRYYNDFVKPTKVFRAPTDQERAALTDLADRLKAWDGGLDAEELQTMVFAVGKEHGFEPLRDWFTALYEVLLGASQGPRFGGFIALYGVDETIALIEQQLAA, encoded by the coding sequence ATGAGCAGTATGCGTGAAGCAGCGATGACGTCGAAGGCCTGGCCCTTTGAAGAGGCGCGCGCATTGCTCAAACGGTATGAAAACAAGGCACCTGAAAAAGGCTATGTTCTGTTTGAAACGGGATATGGTCCGTCCGGCCTGCCGCATATCGGTACGTTCGGCGAAGTTCTGCGTACAACGATGATCCGCCGCGCGTTTGAAGTGATTTCGGACATTCCTACCAAGCTGATCTGTTTTTCCGACGATCTGGACGGGATGCGCAAAGTACCGGGCAATGTGCCCCAGCAAGAGATGCTGGCCGAGCATATGCACAAACCGTTGACATCTGTGCCTGATCCGTTCGGGACGCACGAAAGCTTTGGCCACCATAACAACGCGATGTTGCGCCGGTTCCTTGATACCTTCGGGTTCGAGTATGAATTCTATTCTGCCCGTGAATTTTACCAGACGGGTCAGTTTGACGAGATCCTGCTGCGTGCTGCCGCCCGTTATGACGATATCATGGCTGTCATGCTGAAATCCTTGCGCGAAGAGCGTCAGGAGACCTATTCGATCTTTCTGCCGATCCACCCCGAGACAGGGCGTGTTCTTTATGTGCCGATGAAGCACGTGGATGGTGAGAAGGGCGAAGTGACGTTTGATGATCCCGATGGTCGTGAATGGACCCTGCCTGTCACAGGCGGCAACGTGAAACTACAGTGGAAGCCGGATTTCGGCGCGCGCTGGGCCGCACTCGATGTTGATTTTGAGATGTACGGTAAAGAGCACGCAACCAATACTGCGATCTACGACCGGATTTGCGAGATTTTGGGCGGGCGCAAGCCGAATCATTTTTCATATGAGCTGTTCTTGGATGAAAAGGGCCAGAAGATTTCGAAGTCCTCCGGCAACGGTATCTCGATTGATGAGTGGCTGACTTATGCCTCGACTGAATCGCTGAGCTATTTCATGTATCTTAAACCGAAGACCGCCAAGCGGATGCATTTCGATGTGATCCCGAAAGCTGTGGATGAGTATCACCAGCAGTTGCGGGCCTATGCCACACAGGATGACGCAGGACGTGCGAACAATCCGGTGTTCCATATTCACGGTGGCCATGTGCCCGCTTCGGATATGGTTGTGCCGTTTGCGATGCTGTTGAACCTCGCCTCTGTGTCTGGCGCTGAAGATAAGGACACGCTTTGGGGCTTTATCCAGCGCTATGCGCCGGATGCTTCCGCCGAGGAAAACCCCCAGATGGATCAGGCCGCAGGTTTCGCCGTGCGCTATTACAATGACTTTGTGAAGCCGACGAAAGTGTTCCGCGCTCCGACCGATCAGGAACGTGCGGCACTGACTGATTTGGCGGATCGCCTGAAGGCGTGGGATGGCGGTCTGGATGCGGAGGAGTTGCAAACCATGGTCTTTGCGGTGGGTAAAGAGCACGGGTTCGAGCCGCTGCGTGATTGGTTCACGGCGCTTTACGAAGTGCTATTGGGCGCATCGCAGGGGCCGCGTTTTGGTGGCTTCATTGCTCTTTATGGCGTGGACGAAACCATCGCTTTGATCGAGCAGCAGTTGGCGGCGTAA
- a CDS encoding DUF1127 domain-containing protein — protein MTIQPDNTLISNREMLIELVMKPLRAVGHMLQHMTVSNARTQALQEIWSIPEEELRAKGLTRADLVSMTFRHDA, from the coding sequence ATGACTATCCAACCCGACAACACACTGATCTCAAACCGTGAAATGCTGATAGAACTGGTTATGAAGCCACTTCGCGCTGTTGGCCACATGCTACAACATATGACTGTCAGCAATGCACGTACGCAGGCGCTCCAAGAGATTTGGTCCATCCCTGAAGAAGAACTGCGTGCCAAAGGACTGACACGTGCTGATCTGGTCAGCATGACATTCCGCCACGACGCTTAG
- a CDS encoding DUF4864 domain-containing protein, with protein sequence MRILAFIFGFWMAATAAFAQDSDAIENVIGSQLQAFNDRDISEAWQYASPNIKGLFGDPNNFGMMVQRGYPMVWDNADVRFLELRDLGGMLWQKVMVRDAQGGLHILDYQMVDTPQGWQINGVRLLPAPDVGA encoded by the coding sequence ATGCGCATATTGGCATTTATTTTCGGGTTCTGGATGGCGGCAACAGCGGCTTTTGCACAGGACAGTGACGCGATTGAGAACGTGATTGGTAGCCAGCTCCAGGCTTTCAATGACCGCGACATTTCCGAGGCTTGGCAATACGCCAGCCCTAATATCAAAGGTCTATTCGGCGACCCCAACAATTTCGGCATGATGGTCCAACGGGGCTATCCCATGGTGTGGGATAATGCCGATGTGCGCTTTCTGGAACTGCGAGATCTTGGTGGGATGCTTTGGCAAAAGGTGATGGTGCGTGACGCGCAGGGTGGGCTGCATATTCTGGATTATCAGATGGTCGACACACCGCAGGGCTGGCAGATCAATGGTGTGCGCCTGTTGCCTGCACCTGATGTCGGGGCCTAG
- a CDS encoding glycosyl hydrolase family 28-related protein: protein MNKAITDGIVFDPLPFSTGLALWSSTDGTPGSDSYAASGSGVFVAADQDFAGCLELLKIDPTARVRYKGETPIIPGCYLQITARVKAVAGALPAVRIAGWPGEGGGVELAGVTTFGAAKQLTSYGQVVEVSAIVATADRSGVDLVWTGAEYGHFGIDLTGPTGGVVRLDDITITDVTSAFTRDLISMVDVRDYGAKGDGVTDDSAAFNAADAAANGRTVMVPAGDFLLANNVTIENRILFEGRIDQAPEYRFILQQDYNYDTYFKAFQDEEIAFKKAYQALINFADHDSLDLCGRRILLTEPVDMQAADPSRTRFETRRVIRNGQFQPADGAAWDTVEVTSQATYSASDDNRLTNVVNVASIPVGALVQGNGVGREIYVTSVNEPAQTVELSRPLFDAEGTQVFTFSRFQYMLDFSGYEKFSQFILDDIEFQGRGIASGIMLAPDGFTFHVRDCFINRPKDRGITSPGRGCQGMMIDRCQLISDEQSVPVANRVSIGFNANANDVKIRDNRTSKFKHFCVLAGSGNLMTGNHWFHGDDEVNGVRMGGIVLTLPNPKSIFTGNYCDNNFIEWTNEHDASPAFGTQFSFGGLTITGNMFTTNDVADWFNFIVIKPYGPGHFINGFAVIGNVFRSLNGRIDRVEHVDTTFADLDYSRTRSFVFEGNTFHNVNEPVSNPAFLTHRQATEATTWVMETNTALPFDGRALTVESVMPDGAITNAGNTRVHDLPWAEGEQGIDLRDVHLNWSQPVKGQVRYAVRMDQTG from the coding sequence ATGAACAAAGCTATCACTGACGGGATCGTTTTTGATCCACTGCCGTTTTCTACTGGTCTCGCGCTCTGGTCGAGCACGGACGGTACGCCCGGTTCTGACTCTTATGCCGCCAGCGGCTCCGGCGTGTTTGTCGCAGCCGATCAGGACTTCGCTGGATGTCTTGAGTTGCTGAAAATCGATCCGACAGCGCGGGTGCGCTACAAGGGTGAAACGCCGATTATTCCGGGGTGTTATTTGCAGATAACTGCACGGGTCAAGGCGGTCGCGGGCGCCTTGCCCGCAGTGAGGATTGCCGGTTGGCCCGGTGAAGGCGGCGGCGTGGAATTGGCAGGCGTCACGACGTTTGGCGCGGCAAAACAACTGACAAGCTATGGTCAGGTGGTTGAGGTCTCGGCCATTGTTGCCACCGCAGATCGCAGCGGTGTCGATCTGGTGTGGACGGGAGCGGAATATGGCCACTTTGGTATTGATCTGACAGGTCCCACGGGGGGCGTCGTGCGGCTGGATGATATCACGATCACTGATGTGACCTCTGCCTTTACACGTGATCTGATCAGTATGGTTGATGTGCGCGATTACGGTGCCAAAGGGGATGGGGTGACGGATGACAGTGCGGCGTTCAACGCAGCCGATGCTGCCGCAAACGGCCGCACGGTGATGGTGCCGGCTGGCGATTTTCTTTTGGCTAATAATGTCACGATTGAAAACCGCATCCTGTTCGAGGGCCGGATTGACCAAGCGCCTGAGTACCGGTTTATTCTGCAGCAGGACTATAACTACGACACCTATTTCAAGGCTTTTCAGGACGAAGAAATCGCATTCAAAAAAGCCTATCAAGCGCTGATCAACTTTGCCGATCACGATTCGCTTGATCTTTGTGGTCGCCGCATTTTGTTGACAGAACCGGTGGATATGCAGGCCGCAGACCCGTCCCGTACCCGGTTTGAAACCCGCCGTGTCATCCGCAATGGCCAGTTCCAGCCCGCCGATGGTGCCGCATGGGATACGGTTGAGGTGACATCACAAGCAACCTATTCCGCAAGCGATGACAACCGCCTCACCAATGTGGTCAATGTCGCCAGCATTCCCGTGGGCGCATTGGTGCAAGGCAATGGTGTGGGCCGTGAAATATATGTCACTTCGGTTAATGAACCGGCCCAGACCGTGGAATTAAGCCGTCCGCTCTTTGATGCAGAAGGCACGCAGGTTTTCACCTTTTCGCGCTTTCAATACATGCTCGACTTTTCAGGGTATGAGAAGTTCAGCCAATTCATCCTAGACGATATCGAATTTCAGGGCCGTGGAATTGCCAGCGGGATCATGTTGGCCCCTGACGGCTTCACTTTTCATGTCCGCGATTGTTTCATCAATCGGCCCAAAGACCGTGGGATCACATCACCGGGCCGCGGGTGTCAGGGCATGATGATTGACCGGTGCCAGCTAATTTCTGACGAACAGTCCGTGCCGGTGGCGAACCGTGTCAGTATCGGGTTCAACGCCAACGCGAATGACGTCAAAATCCGTGACAACCGCACCAGCAAGTTCAAGCATTTCTGTGTGTTGGCCGGGTCCGGTAATCTGATGACGGGCAATCACTGGTTCCACGGCGATGATGAGGTCAACGGCGTACGGATGGGCGGGATCGTCCTGACTTTGCCGAACCCCAAGAGCATTTTCACCGGCAACTATTGCGATAACAACTTTATCGAATGGACCAATGAGCATGATGCCTCACCGGCCTTTGGCACGCAGTTTTCCTTTGGCGGCCTAACGATCACTGGCAATATGTTCACGACAAATGACGTGGCTGACTGGTTCAATTTCATCGTGATCAAACCTTACGGGCCGGGTCATTTTATCAATGGTTTTGCGGTCATCGGCAATGTGTTCCGTTCGCTCAACGGGCGTATCGACCGGGTCGAGCATGTGGACACGACCTTTGCCGATCTGGATTACAGCCGCACCCGCAGCTTTGTTTTCGAGGGCAACACATTCCACAACGTGAACGAACCTGTGTCGAACCCTGCGTTCTTGACCCATAGGCAAGCAACCGAGGCCACCACATGGGTGATGGAAACAAACACGGCATTGCCCTTTGACGGGCGAGCGCTGACGGTTGAAAGCGTGATGCCGGACGGGGCGATTACCAACGCCGGCAACACGCGCGTGCATGATCTTCCTTGGGCTGAGGGAGAGCAGGGTATAGATTTGCGCGATGTCCATCTAAATTGGAGCCAGCCGGTCAAGGGTCAGGTCCGCTATGCTGTGCGGATGGATCAAACCGGCTAG
- a CDS encoding aldo/keto reductase, translating into MSTLTTRAGAPLSRLTFGTMQFGGTADAAASQAMFDAARDSGINHFDTAVLYTNGASETLLGGMIKNDRDNIFLATKVGYNGGATHANITKHFDMCRQHLQEDAVDLLYMHRYDDGTPLEETFSTLAELQTQGLIRHIGVSNYAAWQVMKAQSVAKSLGTQIDVIQPMYSLVKRQSEVEIFPMAADQGITVVPYSPLGGGLLTGKYAKGETGRLTTDARYQARYAQNWMHDTATQLAALGAEIGVNPATLAVAWAAGHSVKPLPIISARSDEQLRPSLMAENFNMTAELYDKITALSITPPPATDRLEEA; encoded by the coding sequence ATGAGCACTCTGACTACGCGCGCTGGCGCCCCACTTTCACGGCTAACCTTTGGCACGATGCAGTTCGGCGGCACCGCCGACGCAGCAGCCAGCCAAGCCATGTTCGATGCAGCGCGCGACAGCGGCATCAACCACTTTGACACGGCCGTCCTCTATACCAATGGCGCGTCAGAAACGCTCCTTGGTGGCATGATCAAGAACGACCGCGACAACATCTTTCTTGCTACCAAGGTGGGATATAATGGCGGGGCCACCCACGCCAATATCACCAAACATTTCGACATGTGCCGCCAGCACCTGCAAGAAGACGCGGTCGATCTGCTCTACATGCACCGTTACGACGACGGGACGCCGCTGGAAGAAACATTCAGCACTTTGGCCGAACTCCAAACCCAAGGCCTGATCCGGCATATCGGTGTGTCAAACTACGCCGCATGGCAGGTAATGAAGGCCCAAAGCGTGGCCAAATCACTCGGCACGCAAATCGACGTGATCCAGCCGATGTATAGTCTGGTCAAACGCCAAAGCGAGGTCGAGATTTTCCCGATGGCCGCCGATCAGGGCATCACTGTTGTTCCTTATTCACCGTTGGGTGGCGGGTTGTTGACGGGCAAATATGCCAAGGGCGAAACCGGGCGTTTGACCACTGATGCCCGGTACCAGGCCCGCTATGCGCAGAATTGGATGCATGACACAGCTACACAACTGGCCGCCCTTGGCGCAGAAATTGGCGTCAATCCTGCGACACTGGCCGTCGCGTGGGCCGCAGGGCACAGCGTGAAACCGCTCCCCATCATCTCGGCCCGGTCTGACGAACAGTTACGCCCCTCATTGATGGCCGAAAATTTCAATATGACAGCTGAACTTTACGACAAGATCACCGCGCTCAGCATCACACCGCCACCCGCGACAGACAGGCTGGAAGAAGCATGA
- a CDS encoding tellurite resistance TerB family protein — MLNDAPMTAQDALAALMIAVSASDEHIRTAELVKMSNAINNLPVFADYDAERLPRMSKMVFSLLEQEDGLEALFGLIRDALPERLYETAYALSCDVAAADGRIVGPEVRMLEEIREELNLDRLHAAAIERGSRARHMTL; from the coding sequence ATGCTCAACGACGCCCCGATGACAGCACAAGACGCACTCGCCGCCCTGATGATTGCGGTTTCCGCGTCAGATGAGCATATCCGCACTGCGGAACTCGTGAAAATGAGCAACGCAATCAATAACTTGCCTGTTTTCGCTGACTATGACGCAGAACGGCTTCCGCGCATGTCAAAAATGGTCTTCTCCCTTTTGGAGCAAGAAGACGGTCTAGAAGCCCTATTTGGCCTGATCCGCGACGCCCTGCCCGAGCGTCTGTATGAAACAGCCTATGCGCTTTCTTGTGACGTTGCGGCGGCTGACGGACGGATTGTTGGCCCCGAAGTGCGGATGCTCGAAGAGATTCGCGAAGAATTGAACCTCGACCGCCTGCATGCCGCAGCGATCGAGCGCGGGTCGCGCGCGCGGCACATGACGCTGTGA